Proteins from a genomic interval of Drosophila melanogaster chromosome 2R:
- the Plekhm1 gene encoding pleckstrin homology and RUN domain containing M1, which produces MSSLFRSLNHFSSKRENVVKEALINTLNENAREIEFEVKQKSLEVLGVCEQTSALCTTLEALFLHGLKDSFLSATFNVIAGDVERRPEPSFWAPCMVFMHKQVIEQVQGLSQITSETGQCRAWVRQSLNESVFSSYLNNMRKNGSALSQYYKRNALMRDSEGLETAAKIMESLEAYVQFDLPVNSSLLNHWPDYSLQLSDLWTPALKSCPISSGVDVASSLGSDIIAIPTPQPLQTNELFSESISNSPFGRNSNFGVPELSQRENLDLLIQKFDEMDVINEEQTGGDKAETNETAEQEAPSGSKTRSRKKSNRQMDSSSFADLDLEAPSLLPQGSNSLSNLMQTSWSGDLEATPTSPTEELTGSRFFQRSVSVSSSVSLRSPTTDRCSYNALLRKHESNRESGAGWSEIWEKFRASASNLNVAQPQRDTDPPISEDLSDLQSLDTNSEFELLTSEFDMVELQQMVAQLCQLAREPGLDAQGFLCKSCQHPLGIGYSNFQVCAFSGSYYCNSCMDVEMQLIPARIIYNWDFRKYSVSKRAATFLAEFRSHPFLDMQLLNPRIYFASDAMAELQSLRIRLNFIRAYLYTCAPSSIELLQNQFAGREYLYEHIHLYSIADLALIQRGVLCQQLQKAFKLGEAHVLKCRLCHLKGFICEICQSPRVLYPFHISTTFRCLACGAVFHAECLNEKQPCPKCERIRKREDQGLQEAVQCLKQKNEVA; this is translated from the exons ATGAGCTCCCTGTTCCGCAGCCTGAACCATTTTTCTTCGAAACGGGAGAATGTCGTGAAGGAGGCGCTCATAAATACACTGAACGAAAATGCGCGTGAGATAGAGTTCGAGGTGAAACAGAAGAGTTTGG AGGTCCTGGGAGTATGTGAGCAGACCAGTGCCCTGTGCACCACCCTGGAGGCCCTGTTCCTGCACGGGCTGAAGGACTCCTTCCTGTCCGCCACCTTCAATGTCATCGCTGGCGATGTGGAACGCAGGCCCGAGCCCAGCTTCTGGGCGCCCTGCATGGTCTTTATGCACAAGCAGGTGATCGAGCAGGTGCAGGGTCTCAGCCAGATCACCTCAGAGACGGGGCAGTGCCGCGCCTGGGTGCGCCAGTCGCTTAACGAGTCTGTGTTCTCCTCCTATCTGAACAACATGCGCAAGAACGGATCGGCCCTGTCGCAGTACTACAAGCGAAACGCCCTTATGCGGGACTCCGAGGGTCTGGAGACGGCCGCCAAGATTATGGAGAGCTTGGAGGCCTATGTGCAATTCGATCTGCCAGTGAACTCCAGCCTGTTGAACCACTGGCCCGACTACTCCCTGCAGCTATCTGATCTCTGGACACCTGCTCTCAAGTCCTGCCCG ATTAGCAGCGGAGTTGATGTGGCCAGCTCGCTTGGATCCGATATCATTGCCATACCGACGCCACAGCCCCTGCAGACCAATGAACTGTTCTCGGAGTCCATTTCGAATAGCCCCTTTGGAAGGAATAGCAACTTTGGTGTTCCCGAACTCAGCCAGCGAGAGAACCTGGACCTGCTGATACAAAAGTTTGATGAAATGGATGTGATTAACGAGGAGCAAACAGGTGGCGATAAAGCGGAAACGAATGAAACAGCAGAGCAGGAAGCTCCATCTGGCAGTAAGACGAGGTCGAGGAAAAAATCCAATCGTCAAATGGACAGCAGCTCCTTCGCCGATCTGGATCTTGAAGCACCTTCTCTTCTGCCCCAGGGCAGTAATTCTTTGTCCAATCTAATGCAAACCTCATGGTCTGGTGACTTGGAAGCAACGCCTACATCACCCACAGAGGAACTGACAGGATCTAGGTTTTTCCAGCGATCTGTGAGCGTCAGTAGTTCAGTCAGTCTGCGTTCTCCAACTACGGACAGATGCAGCTACAATGCTCTGTTGCGGAAACACGAAAGCAACCGGGAAAGTGGAGCCGGATGGTCGGAGATCTGGGAGAAGTTTCGGGCCAGTGCCTCCAACCTCAATGTGGCTCAGCCTCAGCGAGATACCGATCCGCCCATTTCAGAAGACTTGAGTGATCTGCAGTCACTGGAC ACCAACTCGGAGTTTGAGCTGCTTACCTCAGAGTTTGACATGGTGGAGCTGCAGCAAATGGTGGCCCAGCTGTGTCAACTAGCTCGAGAGCCGGGTCTGGATGCCCAGGGATTCCTGTGCAAGAGCTGTCAGCATCCGCTGGGCATTGGCTACTCCAACTTTCA AGTTTGCGCCTTTAGTGGCAGCTACTACTGCAATAGCTGCATGGATGTTGAGATGCAATTGATACCCGCTCGCATCATTTACAATTGGGATTTCCGAAAGTACAGCGTCAGCAAGCGGGCAGCAACTTTCCTTGCCGAATTCCGATCGCATCCATTCCTGGACATGCAGTTGCTTAACCCGAGAATATATTTTGCTTCCGATGCCATGGCTGAATTGCAATCCCTGCGGATCCGACTAAACTTCATTAGGGCCTATTTGTATACCTGTGCTCCGAGCAGCATAGAGCTTCTCCAGAATCAGTTTGCTGGCAGGGAGTACCTTTACGAGCACATTCATCTGTACTCCATAGCAGATTTGGCTCTTATTCAGCGAGGTGTGCTGTGTCAGCAGCTGCAGAAAGCCTTCAAATTGGGGGAAGCGCATGTCTTGAAGTGCAGACTGTGCCACCTAAAAGGATTCATCTGCGAGATATGCCAGAGTCCAAGGGTGCTGTATCCCTTTCACATCAGCACCACATTCAGA TGTCTGGCCTGTGGAGCTGTGTTCCACGCTGAGTGTTTGAATGAGAAGCAGCCATGTCCCAAATGTGAACGAATACGTAAGCGCGAGGATCAGGGCCTCCAGGAGGCGGTGCAATGTCTTAAACAGAAGAATGAGGTTGCCTAA